CGCGGCTGAGGCGCCCGCGCCCGCGGCGGTGCCCCCGGCCCGTAGCGGGGTGGTGAGGGTGCGCGCGGGCGGGCCGTCCGAGGCGGGCCGTCGGTTCCCACGCTGATCAGCGGTCTGAGAGCATGGACCGATGCGACCGCTGTACTCCGTTCCCCTCGGAATCGCCGCCACCGGCGCCGTCTGTCTCGCCTACGCCGCCGGGTACGAGGTCCGCTCGTTCCGTGTGCGCCGCGTCGAGGTCCCGATCCTGCCGAAGGGCGTCCGACCGATCCGGGTGCTGCAGGTCTCCGACATCCACATGGTGAACGGTCAGGGGAAGAAGCAGCGGTGGCTGCAGAGCCTCGCCGGGCTCCGCCCCGACCTGGTCGTCAACACCGGCGACAACCTCTCCGACCCGCTCGGCGTCCCGGCCACCCTGGACGCGCTCGGTCCGCTGATGGACTTCCCCGGCGTCTACGTCTTCGGCTCCAACGACTACTACGGCCCCGCCCGGAAGAACCCGGCCCGCTACCTGAAGGCGCTCCGCACCGGCATCCACGGCCTGAACAACCCGGACGGCAGCAAGCGGGCCGGGATCGTCGGCGCCGTCCACAATCCCTGGCAGGACCTCCGCGACGGCTTCGACGCCGCCGGCTGGGTGAACCTGACCAACACCCGCGGCCGGCTCAAGGTCGCCGGGCTGGACATGGAGTTCACCGGCCTGGACGACCCGCACATCCACCGCGACCGGTACGACGAGGTCGCCGGCGGCCCCTCCGGGGACGCCGACCTGTCGGTGGCCGTGGTGCACGCGCCGTACCTGCGGGTGCTCGACGCCT
The window above is part of the Kitasatospora sp. HUAS MG31 genome. Proteins encoded here:
- a CDS encoding metallophosphoesterase — protein: MRPLYSVPLGIAATGAVCLAYAAGYEVRSFRVRRVEVPILPKGVRPIRVLQVSDIHMVNGQGKKQRWLQSLAGLRPDLVVNTGDNLSDPLGVPATLDALGPLMDFPGVYVFGSNDYYGPARKNPARYLKALRTGIHGLNNPDGSKRAGIVGAVHNPWQDLRDGFDAAGWVNLTNTRGRLKVAGLDMEFTGLDDPHIHRDRYDEVAGGPSGDADLSVAVVHAPYLRVLDAFTADRYPLILAGHTHGGQLCVPFYGALVTNCDLDADRVKGLSTHRAGGHRSYLHVSAGCGTNRYTPVRFACPPEATLLTLTARR